The Croceicoccus marinus genome contains a region encoding:
- a CDS encoding IS5 family transposase has translation MWTDTTRTQYARAELALPSDLTDAEWAVLEPFFPPPSHVGRPRKWPLRRIVEAILYLLRGGLPWRMLPPCFPPVSTVRRWFYLWRDNRLWLSLNHVLLLIGREAVGREASPSAGVIDSQSVKTTESGGSRGYDAGKKIKGRKRHILTDTDGNLVHAVIHTADIQDRDGAPLVLAEIIHRFPWLRHVFADGGYAGDKLRQALRRVGKWTVEIVKRSDTAKGFEVLPRRWVVERTLAWLNRNRRLAKDFEQTIASATAWLFIASIQLLTRRITRL, from the coding sequence ATGTGGACCGACACCACTCGGACGCAGTATGCCCGCGCGGAACTGGCATTGCCAAGTGATTTGACCGATGCCGAATGGGCGGTGCTGGAGCCGTTCTTCCCGCCACCTTCTCATGTTGGCCGCCCTCGCAAGTGGCCGCTGCGGCGGATTGTCGAAGCGATCCTGTATCTGCTGCGGGGCGGACTGCCATGGCGGATGCTACCGCCCTGCTTTCCGCCGGTCTCGACGGTGCGACGCTGGTTCTACCTGTGGCGTGATAACAGGCTGTGGCTGTCGCTCAATCATGTCCTGTTGCTGATCGGGCGCGAAGCTGTAGGCCGCGAGGCGTCGCCAAGCGCCGGAGTGATCGACAGCCAGAGCGTCAAAACCACGGAAAGTGGCGGCTCACGGGGCTATGACGCAGGCAAGAAGATCAAGGGACGCAAGCGCCACATCCTCACCGACACCGATGGAAATCTCGTTCATGCGGTGATCCACACCGCCGACATCCAGGATCGTGATGGCGCACCGCTGGTGCTCGCCGAAATCATCCATCGCTTCCCGTGGCTACGGCATGTCTTCGCCGATGGCGGATATGCTGGCGACAAGCTCCGCCAGGCGTTGCGCAGGGTTGGTAAGTGGACCGTCGAAATCGTCAAACGGTCCGACACAGCAAAGGGCTTTGAGGTTCTCCCACGCCGCTGGGTTGTCGAGCGCACCCTGGCATGGCTCAACCGAAACCGACGTCTCGCAAAGGACTTCGAGCAGACCATCGCCTCGGCAACCGCGTGGCTCTTCATCGCCTCGATCCAGCTCCTCACGCGCCGCATCACAAGGCTATGA
- a CDS encoding DUF2842 domain-containing protein: protein MSKRDWQPTWRKPVGILLLLLALMIYAAIAVTLVGPISRWPVLLQVPVWLILGVVWLLPLKRFLIWMETGRWR, encoded by the coding sequence ATGAGCAAGCGCGACTGGCAACCCACCTGGCGCAAGCCCGTCGGCATCCTGCTGCTGCTGCTGGCTCTGATGATCTATGCGGCGATCGCGGTCACGCTGGTCGGTCCGATCTCGCGCTGGCCGGTGCTGCTGCAGGTACCCGTCTGGCTGATCCTGGGCGTGGTCTGGCTGCTTCCGCTGAAGCGCTTCCTGATCTGGATGGAAACAGGCCGCTGGCGCTGA
- a CDS encoding 5-formyltetrahydrofolate cyclo-ligase, whose protein sequence is MEAKRNLRKNLRKARLDHVAALPESVRGLLFRRPPAPIEALIPAGAVIGLYHPTIGEAPTGGYARFFAEAGHTLALPRFPADGQPMEFALWTDPWGDGDLEVGPYGALQPADDAEGAEPDVLIVPLLGFTASGARLGQGGGHYDRWLADHPETLAIGLAWDVQELPALPVEAHDRPLAAVITPQRMFGPFGLVTAR, encoded by the coding sequence TTGGAAGCCAAGCGCAATCTTCGCAAGAACCTGCGCAAGGCGCGGCTCGACCATGTCGCAGCCCTGCCCGAATCGGTTCGCGGCCTGCTGTTTCGCCGCCCGCCCGCTCCGATCGAGGCGTTGATCCCGGCGGGTGCCGTGATCGGCCTGTATCACCCCACCATCGGCGAGGCGCCCACGGGCGGCTATGCCCGTTTCTTTGCAGAGGCCGGGCACACGCTGGCCCTGCCCCGCTTTCCCGCCGACGGGCAGCCGATGGAATTCGCGCTCTGGACCGACCCATGGGGCGACGGCGATCTTGAAGTCGGCCCCTATGGCGCGCTGCAACCGGCGGACGATGCGGAGGGGGCCGAACCCGACGTGCTGATCGTCCCGCTGCTGGGCTTCACCGCCAGCGGCGCGCGACTGGGACAGGGCGGCGGGCATTACGACCGCTGGCTGGCCGATCATCCCGAAACGCTGGCCATCGGCCTTGCCTGGGACGTGCAGGAACTGCCCGCGCTGCCGGTTGAGGCGCATGACCGTCCGCTTGCCGCGGTGATCACCCCGCAGCGCATGTTCGGCCCCTTTGGCCTGGTGACGGCAAGATGA
- a CDS encoding cell division protein ZapA, producing MAGSNLTLEIAGRRFSVSCRKGEEAHITSLGRMIDGKARAAGAVEMSEPRMLLFAALMLADELDSLRKAPDRPQPAMDEHLRETLSKRVESLTQRIENIARHLEGGDHHA from the coding sequence ATGGCCGGCAGCAATCTGACGCTGGAAATCGCGGGGCGCCGCTTTTCCGTATCGTGCCGCAAGGGCGAGGAAGCGCATATCACCTCGCTTGGCCGGATGATCGACGGCAAGGCGCGCGCGGCAGGCGCGGTCGAGATGTCGGAGCCGCGCATGCTGCTGTTCGCGGCACTGATGCTGGCCGACGAACTCGACAGCCTGCGCAAGGCGCCCGACCGTCCGCAGCCGGCCATGGACGAACATTTGCGCGAAACCCTGTCCAAACGCGTGGAATCATTGACACAGCGCATCGAAAATATCGCGAGACATCTTGAGGGCGGCGACCACCACGCCTAA
- the tkt gene encoding transketolase: MSTDTTIADARVSSMANAIRALSMDAVQAANSGHPGMPMGMAEVATVLWGEYLKFDPSAPDWMDRDRFVLSAGHGSMLVYSLLHLSGYANPTMDEISRFRQLGSPCAGHPENFLLPGIEATTGPLGQGLAMAVGMALAERHLNANFGDDLVDHRTWVIAGDGCLMEGVNHEAIGLAGHLGLGRMTVFWDDNDITIDGPVNLSSSEDILLRYQAAKWHTVRCDGHDADSIRAAIDAAMADPRPSLIACKTVIGKGAPNKQGTSAVHGAALGADEVAAARKELGWTAEPFTVPDEILSDWRKTGERGKTAHAEWNERLENAPNRGDWEQHMMPVGDLASAAVERFITDLAKEPKTVASRKASEMVLGPLTEKLPSLVGGSADLTGSNNTKTKFTDPLTAENYGGRYVYYGIREFGMSCAMNGMALHGGVVPYGGTFLIFSDYARNAIRLAALQQTRVVFVLTHDSIGLGEDGPTHQPIEHVMSLRLIPNLNVFRPADIIETAECWALALETSDTPSVLALTRQNLPQLRGKGDENWSRLTNRSARGGYRLKSAEAERKVILMASGSEVHLATEAAKMLEADGIGADVLSMPCLDLFEQQDAAYKEELLPEVNPSEILRVSIEAGVTQGWERYTMARGLNIGIDRFGASGRAEELFERFGFTPEAVTAKIKAALAGN; the protein is encoded by the coding sequence ATGAGCACCGACACCACCATTGCAGATGCCCGCGTCTCCTCCATGGCCAACGCCATCCGTGCGCTGAGCATGGATGCGGTGCAGGCCGCCAATTCGGGCCATCCCGGCATGCCGATGGGCATGGCCGAAGTGGCGACCGTCCTGTGGGGCGAATATCTGAAATTCGATCCTTCCGCGCCGGACTGGATGGACCGCGACCGCTTCGTGCTGTCGGCGGGGCACGGTTCGATGCTGGTCTATTCGCTGCTGCACCTGTCGGGCTATGCCAATCCCACGATGGACGAGATCAGCCGGTTCCGCCAGCTGGGCAGCCCCTGCGCCGGCCATCCCGAGAACTTCCTGCTGCCAGGCATCGAGGCGACTACCGGCCCGCTGGGACAGGGCCTTGCGATGGCGGTCGGCATGGCGCTGGCCGAACGGCACCTCAATGCGAACTTCGGCGACGACTTGGTCGACCACCGCACCTGGGTGATCGCGGGCGACGGCTGCCTGATGGAGGGCGTCAACCACGAGGCGATCGGCCTTGCCGGGCATCTGGGCCTGGGCCGGATGACAGTGTTCTGGGACGACAACGACATCACCATCGACGGCCCCGTGAACCTGTCGTCGAGCGAGGATATACTGCTGCGCTATCAGGCGGCGAAATGGCACACGGTGCGCTGCGACGGGCATGACGCGGATTCGATCCGCGCCGCGATCGACGCCGCGATGGCCGATCCGCGCCCCTCGCTGATCGCGTGCAAGACCGTCATCGGCAAGGGCGCGCCCAACAAGCAGGGCACCAGCGCGGTGCACGGCGCTGCGCTGGGCGCCGACGAAGTGGCCGCGGCCCGCAAGGAGCTGGGCTGGACCGCCGAACCCTTTACCGTGCCGGACGAAATCCTGTCGGACTGGCGCAAGACCGGCGAGCGCGGCAAGACCGCCCATGCCGAGTGGAACGAGCGGCTGGAAAACGCTCCCAATCGCGGCGACTGGGAACAGCACATGATGCCGGTGGGCGACCTTGCCAGCGCGGCGGTCGAACGCTTCATCACCGATCTTGCGAAGGAGCCCAAGACGGTCGCCAGCCGCAAGGCGAGCGAGATGGTGCTTGGCCCGCTGACCGAGAAGCTGCCCAGCCTGGTCGGCGGCTCGGCCGACCTTACCGGATCGAACAACACCAAGACCAAGTTCACCGATCCGCTGACCGCAGAGAACTATGGCGGCCGCTATGTCTATTACGGCATTCGCGAGTTTGGCATGTCCTGCGCGATGAACGGCATGGCGCTGCACGGCGGCGTGGTGCCCTATGGCGGCACGTTCCTGATCTTCAGCGACTATGCCCGCAACGCGATCCGCCTGGCCGCGCTGCAGCAGACGCGGGTGGTCTTCGTGCTGACCCACGATTCGATCGGCCTTGGCGAGGATGGGCCCACCCACCAGCCGATCGAGCACGTGATGAGCCTTCGCCTGATTCCGAACCTCAACGTGTTCCGCCCCGCCGACATCATCGAGACGGCGGAATGCTGGGCGCTGGCGCTGGAAACCTCGGACACGCCTTCGGTGCTGGCCCTGACCCGCCAGAACCTGCCGCAGCTGCGCGGGAAGGGGGACGAGAACTGGTCCCGGCTGACCAACAGGTCGGCGCGCGGCGGCTATCGCCTGAAATCGGCCGAGGCGGAGCGCAAGGTGATCCTGATGGCATCGGGCAGCGAAGTGCACCTCGCCACCGAAGCGGCGAAGATGCTGGAAGCCGACGGCATCGGTGCCGACGTGCTGTCCATGCCCTGCCTCGACCTGTTCGAGCAGCAGGACGCTGCCTATAAAGAGGAACTTCTGCCGGAGGTTAATCCCTCGGAGATACTGCGGGTATCCATCGAGGCGGGTGTCACGCAGGGCTGGGAGCGCTACACGATGGCCCGCGGGCTCAACATCGGGATCGACCGTTTCGGCGCGTCCGGTCGCGCGGAAGAGCTTTTCGAGCGCTTCGGCTTTACGCCCGAGGCGGTCACCGCCAAGATCAAGGCTGCACTGGCCGGGAACTGA
- the gap gene encoding type I glyceraldehyde-3-phosphate dehydrogenase: MATKVAINGFGRIGRLVARALLERDDHDLELVAINDLASVKANALLFSYDSTHGRFPGTVEAGEDSITVNGKKIAVTAERDPGKLPHAAMGVELVLECTGFFQSKEAASPHLTAGAKRVLISAPASGVDQTVVFGVNQDVLTGDDIVVSNASCTTNCLAPVAKVLNDSFGIERGFMTTIHSYTNDQRMLDQMHSDMRRARAGATNMIPTTTGAARAVGLVLPELNGKLDGSSVRVPTPNVSLVDLVFVPKKDITKDAINEALKTASEGAMKGVLAYTDEPLVSSDFNHYPASSTVDSLETSVLEGKLGRVVSWYDNEWGFSNRMIDTAGVMAKFI; this comes from the coding sequence ATGGCGACCAAGGTTGCGATCAACGGTTTCGGACGTATCGGGCGCCTTGTCGCGCGCGCCTTGTTGGAGCGTGACGACCACGACCTCGAACTCGTCGCGATCAACGACCTTGCCAGCGTCAAGGCGAATGCCCTGCTGTTCAGCTATGATAGCACCCATGGCCGCTTCCCCGGCACCGTCGAGGCGGGCGAGGACAGCATCACCGTCAACGGCAAGAAGATCGCCGTCACCGCGGAACGCGATCCCGGCAAGCTGCCGCATGCCGCGATGGGCGTCGAACTGGTGCTGGAATGCACCGGTTTCTTCCAGTCGAAGGAAGCGGCCAGCCCGCACCTGACCGCCGGCGCCAAGCGCGTGCTGATCTCCGCCCCCGCGTCCGGCGTGGACCAGACCGTCGTGTTCGGCGTGAACCAGGACGTGCTGACCGGTGACGACATCGTGGTGTCGAACGCCAGCTGCACCACCAACTGCCTGGCGCCCGTCGCCAAGGTGCTGAACGATTCGTTCGGGATCGAGCGCGGCTTCATGACCACAATCCACAGCTATACCAACGACCAGCGCATGCTGGACCAGATGCACAGCGACATGCGCCGCGCCCGCGCGGGCGCGACCAACATGATCCCGACCACGACCGGCGCGGCGCGCGCGGTCGGCCTGGTGCTGCCCGAACTGAACGGCAAGCTCGACGGTTCGTCGGTGCGCGTGCCCACGCCGAATGTGTCGCTGGTCGACCTGGTGTTCGTGCCCAAGAAGGACATCACCAAGGACGCCATCAACGAGGCGCTGAAGACCGCTTCGGAAGGCGCGATGAAGGGCGTCCTGGCCTATACGGACGAGCCGCTGGTGTCGTCGGACTTCAACCATTACCCCGCAAGCTCGACCGTCGACAGCCTCGAAACCTCGGTGCTCGAAGGCAAGCTCGGCCGGGTCGTCAGCTGGTACGACAACGAATGGGGTTTCTCGAACCGCATGATCGATACCGCCGGGGTGATGGCGAAGTTCATCTGA
- a CDS encoding MOSC domain-containing protein, translated as MNSGRLAGIARHDRPRGPIETVNEVAVTTREGVHGDYRGAMKPEGSRKRQISLITAEGWSAALSDLDLEAGAIPWWHRRVNLLAKGITLPQRAGEHIHIGKTLIIEVAQECDPCSRMEEIHPGLKAALTPDWRGGILGRVLVEGTIRVGDAIRIEE; from the coding sequence ATGAACAGCGGGCGGTTGGCCGGTATCGCAAGGCACGATCGTCCGCGTGGCCCCATCGAGACCGTGAACGAAGTCGCCGTGACCACCCGTGAGGGTGTGCACGGCGATTATCGCGGCGCGATGAAGCCCGAAGGTTCGCGCAAGCGGCAGATCTCGCTGATCACGGCAGAGGGCTGGTCCGCGGCGCTGTCCGACCTTGATCTTGAAGCGGGCGCGATCCCGTGGTGGCACCGGCGCGTCAACCTGCTTGCTAAGGGCATTACCCTGCCGCAGCGCGCGGGCGAGCACATCCACATCGGCAAAACGCTGATCATCGAAGTGGCGCAGGAATGCGATCCCTGCAGCCGCATGGAAGAAATTCACCCCGGATTGAAAGCCGCCCTCACGCCGGACTGGCGCGGGGGGATCCTTGGCCGCGTGCTTGTCGAAGGCACGATCCGCGTGGGCGATGCAATAAGGATTGAGGAATGA
- a CDS encoding phosphoglycerate kinase, whose protein sequence is MTAFKTLDDLGDVTGKVALVRVDLNLPMNGGQVTDKTRINASAPTILELADAGAKVLLLAHFGRPKGARSSTMSLSMVVDAVQDVLGREIMFVPEVAGEVVAQSIGIMRAGDIAILENTRFWPGEEKNDPEFAAAIAANGDLYVNDAFSAAHRAHASTEGLTKLLPSYAGRAMQKELEALDKALGSPEKPVAAVVGGAKVSSKLAVLEHLVGQVDHLIIGGGMANTFLAARGVDVGKSLCEHELTGTVEKILDAADASGCTVHLPYDVVVSKEFAANPSSLRICNVHEVAGDEMILDVGPQAVEALGDVLKTCRTLVWNGPMGAFETQPFDEATVKLAKTAAALTSEGSLVSVAGGGDTVAALNHAGVADQFSYISTAGGAFLEWMEGKELPGVAALTR, encoded by the coding sequence ATGACCGCTTTCAAGACGCTGGACGACCTTGGCGACGTGACGGGCAAGGTCGCGCTGGTGCGCGTTGACCTGAACCTGCCGATGAACGGCGGGCAGGTGACCGACAAGACCCGCATCAATGCCTCCGCGCCGACGATCCTGGAACTGGCCGATGCAGGCGCCAAGGTGCTGCTGCTGGCCCATTTCGGCCGCCCCAAGGGCGCGCGCAGCTCGACGATGAGCCTGTCGATGGTGGTCGACGCGGTGCAGGACGTGCTGGGCCGCGAGATCATGTTCGTCCCCGAAGTCGCGGGCGAGGTGGTGGCGCAATCGATCGGCATCATGCGCGCCGGCGATATCGCCATCCTGGAAAACACGCGCTTCTGGCCGGGCGAGGAAAAGAACGACCCCGAATTCGCGGCGGCAATCGCGGCCAACGGCGATCTGTATGTGAACGATGCGTTCTCCGCCGCGCACCGCGCCCATGCCAGCACCGAGGGGCTGACGAAGCTGCTGCCCTCTTATGCAGGGCGCGCGATGCAGAAGGAGCTGGAGGCGCTCGATAAGGCCCTGGGGTCGCCGGAAAAGCCGGTTGCCGCGGTGGTCGGCGGGGCCAAGGTCTCGTCCAAGCTGGCGGTGCTGGAGCATCTGGTGGGCCAGGTCGATCACCTGATCATCGGCGGCGGCATGGCCAACACCTTCCTGGCCGCGCGCGGGGTCGATGTCGGCAAGTCGCTGTGCGAGCACGAGCTGACCGGCACGGTTGAGAAGATCCTCGACGCCGCCGACGCGTCGGGCTGCACCGTGCATTTGCCCTATGACGTCGTGGTATCGAAGGAATTCGCCGCCAATCCGTCCAGCCTGCGGATCTGCAACGTGCACGAGGTGGCCGGTGACGAGATGATCCTGGACGTCGGACCGCAGGCGGTCGAGGCGCTGGGCGACGTGCTGAAGACCTGCCGCACTCTGGTGTGGAACGGCCCGATGGGCGCGTTCGAGACACAGCCCTTCGACGAGGCGACGGTCAAGCTCGCCAAGACCGCGGCGGCGCTGACCAGCGAGGGATCGCTGGTATCGGTGGCGGGCGGCGGCGACACGGTGGCCGCGCTCAATCACGCCGGCGTGGCGGATCAATTTTCATATATTTCAACGGCTGGCGGTGCTTTCCTCGAATGGATGGAAGGCAAGGAACTGCCCGGCGTTGCCGCACTCACGCGCTAA
- a CDS encoding fructose bisphosphate aldolase, whose translation MDMKKQIAEGKGFIAALDQSGGSTPKALRGYGVEDHEWSGDDEMFGKIHEMRSRIITSPCFSNGKVIGAILFEKTMDGKVDGKTTPQALIDRGIVPFIKIDKGLEDEGFGGFGGVQLMKPMPDLDALLKRAKGLGVFGTKERSVINEANAEGIAAIVKQQFEIGMQVLRHGLVPMLEPEYSIKAQGRAEGEKILKDEILKLLPTVPEGEQIMLKLSIPVEANLYAELIEHPKVLAVVALSGGYSTEEACEKLAKNKGMIASFSRGLLQDLRAQQSDDEFDGTLSAAIDQIHAASVA comes from the coding sequence ATGGATATGAAGAAGCAGATCGCCGAGGGTAAGGGCTTTATCGCGGCGCTCGACCAGTCAGGCGGGTCCACGCCCAAGGCGCTGCGCGGCTATGGCGTGGAGGACCACGAATGGTCGGGCGATGACGAGATGTTCGGCAAGATCCACGAGATGCGCAGCCGCATCATCACCTCGCCCTGCTTTTCGAACGGCAAGGTGATCGGCGCGATCCTGTTCGAGAAGACGATGGACGGCAAGGTCGATGGCAAGACGACCCCGCAGGCGCTGATCGACCGGGGCATCGTGCCCTTCATCAAGATCGACAAGGGGCTTGAGGACGAGGGCTTTGGCGGTTTTGGCGGCGTCCAGCTGATGAAGCCGATGCCGGATCTCGACGCGCTGCTGAAGCGTGCGAAGGGGCTGGGCGTGTTCGGCACCAAGGAGCGTTCGGTCATCAACGAGGCCAATGCCGAGGGCATCGCCGCCATCGTGAAGCAGCAGTTCGAAATCGGCATGCAGGTCCTTCGCCACGGGCTGGTGCCGATGCTCGAGCCCGAATATTCGATCAAGGCGCAAGGCCGGGCCGAAGGCGAGAAGATCCTGAAGGACGAGATCCTGAAGCTGCTGCCGACCGTGCCCGAGGGCGAGCAGATCATGCTCAAGCTGTCGATCCCGGTCGAGGCGAACCTGTACGCCGAGCTGATCGAGCATCCCAAGGTGCTTGCGGTCGTCGCGCTGTCGGGCGGCTACAGCACCGAGGAAGCGTGCGAGAAGCTGGCGAAGAACAAGGGCATGATCGCCAGCTTTAGCCGCGGCCTGCTGCAGGACCTGCGCGCGCAGCAGAGCGACGACGAGTTCGACGGCACGCTGTCCGCCGCGATCGACCAGATCCACGCCGCCAGCGTCGCCTGA
- the thiE gene encoding thiamine phosphate synthase — MNATRLYLISPLDVSGDFPQRLARAIDASPGLVTAFQFRVKGMDQHEAAALAEPLQAICAERDVGFIVNDSIALAKRLRADGVHLGQKDGTVAEAREELGRDAQIGVTCHDSRHFAMEAGEAGADYVAFGAFFPSTTKDSEYRADLETLEWWYRIFELPSVAIGGITPDNCAPLVTAGADFLAVSGAVWNGDEEAAVRAFAKAIGEAPAPSED, encoded by the coding sequence ATGAACGCAACGCGACTCTATCTCATCTCGCCGCTCGACGTGTCGGGCGACTTTCCGCAGCGGCTGGCACGGGCGATCGACGCCTCGCCGGGGCTGGTGACGGCCTTCCAGTTCCGCGTGAAGGGCATGGACCAGCACGAAGCCGCCGCCCTGGCCGAGCCGCTGCAGGCGATCTGCGCCGAACGCGATGTGGGCTTCATCGTCAACGATTCGATTGCGCTGGCCAAGCGGCTGAGGGCCGACGGCGTGCATCTGGGCCAGAAGGACGGCACGGTGGCCGAAGCGCGCGAGGAACTGGGCCGGGACGCGCAAATCGGCGTGACCTGCCACGACAGCCGCCATTTTGCCATGGAGGCTGGCGAGGCGGGGGCCGATTACGTCGCATTCGGCGCGTTCTTCCCCAGCACCACCAAGGACAGCGAATATCGCGCGGACCTGGAAACGCTGGAATGGTGGTATCGCATCTTCGAGCTCCCCTCCGTCGCCATCGGCGGCATCACGCCCGACAATTGCGCGCCGCTGGTGACCGCGGGGGCCGATTTCCTGGCGGTGTCGGGCGCGGTCTGGAACGGTGACGAGGAAGCCGCCGTTCGCGCCTTTGCCAAGGCGATCGGCGAAGCGCCGGCTCCTTCCGAGGATTGA
- a CDS encoding L,D-transpeptidase family protein, giving the protein MPNRKIAAKFAAPLALAMMIAACGSSDAPAEQQTAQAAETDDNDADSMRSRDGEAQAADTTPDSEERPIMQAQVILDRLGFSPGVIDGKIGMSTNNALEAFQKANDLSKTGEYDDATREALLGSVAEAAGSANGEQPPSEREGMVAPPMPPSGRPIPQPVPATRVVTIPEEFAIGRFEELPDDPAKQAEMSQLGYESLEEKLAERFHTTVETLRMLNPNGAPAGSAPASGQQDGGAEQGAGDGSSSETESAEASSFRAGQQIRVPNIGADYIDASADIDSEWRSTLRNLGIGSDQPQAARIVVDESESTLIAYDENDRIVGAFTVTSGSSRDPLPIGEWDIYGIARNPPFSYDPSLFWDVPDDQESQQLPPGPNGPVGVVWIDLSKEHYGIHGTSAPETIGRAQSHGCVRLTNWDAARLAQMVDQSTEVIFQK; this is encoded by the coding sequence ATGCCCAACCGAAAGATCGCCGCCAAATTTGCGGCGCCATTGGCACTTGCGATGATGATCGCGGCCTGCGGCTCCAGCGACGCACCTGCCGAACAACAGACCGCCCAGGCGGCGGAAACCGACGATAACGATGCCGATTCGATGCGCAGCCGCGATGGCGAGGCGCAGGCGGCCGACACGACCCCCGATAGCGAGGAGCGCCCGATCATGCAGGCGCAGGTCATCCTCGACCGGCTGGGCTTTTCCCCCGGCGTGATCGACGGCAAGATAGGCATGAGCACCAACAACGCGCTGGAAGCCTTTCAGAAGGCCAACGATCTCAGCAAAACGGGCGAATACGACGATGCCACGCGCGAGGCGCTGCTGGGCAGCGTTGCCGAGGCTGCGGGGTCCGCGAATGGCGAGCAGCCGCCATCGGAGCGCGAGGGCATGGTGGCGCCGCCGATGCCGCCATCGGGCCGCCCCATCCCTCAGCCGGTGCCCGCGACCCGCGTGGTGACGATCCCCGAGGAATTCGCGATCGGACGGTTCGAAGAGCTTCCCGACGATCCCGCCAAGCAGGCCGAGATGAGTCAGCTGGGTTACGAATCGCTGGAAGAGAAGCTGGCGGAACGCTTCCACACTACGGTCGAGACGCTCAGGATGCTCAATCCTAACGGTGCGCCCGCAGGCAGCGCGCCGGCCTCTGGCCAGCAGGACGGCGGAGCAGAGCAGGGCGCGGGCGACGGTTCGTCATCGGAAACCGAATCCGCCGAAGCCAGCTCGTTTCGCGCAGGCCAGCAGATCCGCGTTCCCAATATCGGTGCGGACTATATCGACGCCTCCGCCGATATCGACAGCGAGTGGCGCAGCACGCTGCGCAATCTGGGTATCGGCAGCGACCAGCCGCAGGCGGCCCGCATCGTGGTCGACGAATCGGAAAGCACGCTGATCGCCTATGACGAGAACGACCGGATCGTCGGCGCCTTCACGGTCACCTCCGGCTCCAGCCGCGATCCGCTGCCGATCGGCGAGTGGGACATCTACGGCATCGCGCGCAATCCGCCGTTCTCCTACGATCCCTCGCTGTTCTGGGACGTGCCCGACGATCAGGAGAGTCAGCAATTGCCGCCGGGGCCTAATGGCCCCGTGGGCGTCGTGTGGATCGACCTGTCGAAGGAGCATTACGGCATTCACGGCACCTCCGCGCCCGAAACTATCGGGCGTGCGCAGAGCCATGGCTGCGTGCGGCTGACCAATTGGGACGCGGCGCGCCTGGCCCAGATGGTGGACCAGTCGACCGAGGTGATCTTCCAGAAATGA
- a CDS encoding cupin domain-containing protein: protein MSEAGDIITRLALKPHPEGGWYRDTWREDAPGQPRGHASAILFLLEQGQRSHWHRIDAAEMWIFNAGSPLNLSTAIVENGEDVRREIILGSDILAEHHAQHLYRAGDWQAAQAGEGWSLVSCVVAPGFSFDGFELARPDWLPMGAAQG from the coding sequence ATGAGCGAAGCGGGCGACATCATAACCCGCCTCGCGCTGAAGCCGCATCCCGAAGGCGGCTGGTACCGTGATACCTGGCGCGAGGATGCGCCGGGCCAGCCGCGTGGCCATGCCAGTGCGATCCTGTTCCTGCTTGAGCAGGGGCAGCGGTCGCACTGGCACCGGATCGACGCGGCGGAGATGTGGATCTTCAACGCGGGATCGCCGCTGAACCTGTCGACCGCGATCGTCGAGAATGGCGAGGATGTGCGCCGCGAAATTATCCTGGGCAGCGACATTCTGGCCGAGCATCACGCTCAGCACCTCTATCGCGCGGGCGACTGGCAGGCTGCGCAGGCGGGCGAGGGCTGGTCGCTGGTCAGTTGCGTCGTCGCGCCGGGCTTCTCGTTCGACGGTTTCGAACTTGCGAGGCCCGACTGGCTGCCCATGGGGGCCGCGCAGGGCTGA